The region GTTCCGCTATAGCGACACCAAGTTCGATCAACTTCACGAATCCGCTCACGAGTGGGTGGTCCACCGATTGTTTTACGCACATTTCGAAGTAACGACGGACCCATTCGAGGAAAGATTCATCCAAATGCTGTGATCCTTGCAGCACATCCCGATACAGCTCGATCAGATTGAGGAAGATGTGAAAGTCTTTCGGTTTGACTGGTTCGAGATTAAGGTTTGGATCACAGAAATACATTTCTTTTTGAAGTTCACTCTCAGTACCCAACACGCGCTTTTTGGTGGACAGATCCAGTttctcgatgacgacgaagagggTGCGCATGAAGGAGCGAAAGATCGATCGGACGAGCTGTTCATTTGGGGCGCCATTTTTACCCAACAATCCCTTCCAGAGCGGTAGATAGTTCTTGTAGGTCACCGTCTCGCGTTTCCAATCAAATTCCTGTGCCGTATCCGATCGGCCATTCGGTGGATCGTATGGCAGTTTATGCGAACAGCTCCAAATGATTCCCTGGAGCAGCACATTGTCGAGCAGCAGATCCAACGCACCGCCACCTAGTTTGTGAATGTTTGCTAGCGTACAAGCTAGTGATCGTACGATCAGCTGGTGATACACCGTTCCCAGGTGGTAAAAGTCGCGGATCAGCGCCACGATCATCGTTTGCAACGATACGAGCTGTACCGAGGACAGTTCCTCAACATGTGTTAAGATTTCCGACAGGGATTGTACGAAATCGGGCAGATCTTCCAACCGATCGCCAGCTGCAGTTGAAGATCCGGCACCAATGCACTCAATACGCTCCAGCACGATCGTGAGCAGCTCATTGAGGGATGCGCCGGCATCGGTCAACCGATGGCATGGTCCAGCCATGATTCCAAATCCTCGAATAGCGATCCGTACATCCAACCGTTCGGCACCGGCAGTATTGAGAAGCTTCCGATAGTATGCCAGATATCGATTCAGCACTTCCACTGCCGATTGTCGTTCTGTGGCGTCTGGTGACTCATCATTTCGTCGCAATAAGACACCTGCCATCTCACCGTGGAATGCGTAAAGTGCGGCCAGTCCAATGCGCCGATCGTCCCGGTTGCTGGAACGGATCCATCTGTCAGCAAGGGCCGCCTGCCAGTGACCGTGTTCGGTGTACAGGAAGTCAGCGAAGAGTGCCGCATGGTTCGCCAACAGTTGGAGCGCATTCCGAAACACAATCCGCTCAGACCGTAGCTCCTCCCAAGGGGACAGTTTCTTCACCAACAGATAGATTCGACGTCGTGTTTCTCGCTGTTCCGCATCGGGAGCGAAATTGTGAAGAAACAAATCCAAACCACGAATGGCTCCGGCCAACGATACTAGCGAAAGGTTGTGCTCGTCCAGCAGCTGACTTTCGGCGGAACCGACAAACACTTCGAGCAGCCGGGCCGGTTCACTTACATACTGGGGGAAGGCCTTGGACAACTGACCGAGCAATTCGAACAAATTCTGCTGGAACCGGTGCGGTGGTTTGCGTTGCTGAAACACCGGCAACAGATCGGCAACGAGTGTGTTCAGCTTTGGGTAGCTATCGGCATCGAGGCATCCGTAAGAAATGCTATCCTGCAGGACGAGCGTGGCCAGCTCGCGTTCCCGCGCCGTCACGGAAGTGGAAACGATGTATCGAAGCGCAACGGATACGATCCGCTCGATCCATTTGCTAGCGAGCCGCGAATGTTTTTCAATCGTTTTGCGAAACAGCTCGAAGCAGTCTTCGTTGGCCTTCGCAAACTTTTTCGAAGCGGCAAAAGAACGCTCGAGAAAGGCAACGAGACCTGCGGCATCGTTGAACAGCAGTTCCAAGTTGTACTCTGCAACCGATCAAACGGAGGTTAGGGCATTTTTTCTTAACTTTTCGCTGAGTTTACTTACCGATCTCGGCACGGCCTTCGACGGGGACTTCCAGCAGTAGTTTGGAGATCCGCTCGATCACGGTGCGTGCCCGTGGACCGTCGGGGCATGTTTTTAGCCGGTTCAAACAACCTTGCAACTCGCTGGACATGATTTGTTACCGTTAGTAGCCGTAACCGTTATTTCGTCCTTTCCGGATCATCCTGAATAGTTTTGAAAACTGAAAGCACTCCGGCGATTATCACAAGCACTAGTCTGGTTTCACAACGAAATGCAAGTTAAGAACGCTAATCCTTTTCATAAAACGCAAAGTGTACTTGGATGTAATTCACAAAAACGAAGAAcgcgaacgaaagaaacgcGGAACGAATTACGGCGCCGATCAGCTGTTGCGCGGGGAATAGCTACGAGCTTTTTTAAGCAGGTAAGTTGATAAAATAAAAGGGTTTTAAACTACCAGGGGAAGCCGTATGTAAAGAGTTCAAGAGCATAGCACAAATAGATAATGCAATTTAGTTAAAAACGTGGCATTTAACAAGAAAACTTGTAAAAATCTGTTGGAAAAAGCTGTTTAACCGCTGAAGCAGGCCTCTTAAAcggagtgtttgtgtttgtgcgtttgtgtgtgcgccgtTCCTGTCACcggttgtgcaaaaaaaaaagaattaagGATCCGGAACAGCCGCAATAAATCGATTTCTGCGTTTTTTCCGACAAACAAACAGGGTCATCGTTTCTGCGTGGCAATCTGCGTATTATCGTGACACCCAGCGGTTCGGGGTGCTTGCATGACTTGCATCATCGCTGGCCGTGTGCTGCAGTCGTTGATCACGCACCGGGTTCCGGTCTCGGCATTCCAGACGTTCGCCGTTAACCGCTtgttggccaccggcaccaccgccagatCCAGTTGTTCTTCCTTTGCTGGGACACGCACGAGCACGATGGGCAAACCGAAGGTTGTCTTCGTTCTGGGACCGCCCGGTTCCGGTAAGGGTACGCAGTGTGAAAAGATCGTGGCCAAGTACGGCTACACGCATCTGTCGGCCGGTGATCTGCTGCGGGAGGAGCGCAACCGGGAGGGGTCCGAGTATGGGGCACTAATTGAGGACAACATCAAGAACGGACGGATCGTGCCGGTCGAGATCACCTGTGCCCTGCTGGAGAACGCGATGAACAAGACCCAGGAGGTAAGGAGAAGCACCCCGGTTGATAATTTAAATCTATCCATGAAGCTGATAAGACCGCGTTGTGGGGGCTCACCGCTTATTACACAACCGATTGACGGGTCGATAAGCGAACGGCCGCTGCCAATCAtgcgcttgatgatgatgatgatgatgcgtgacCTCGCACTTGCGATAATATGTAGCAAACGTGCTATTCAAGTTCAGACGGTGACCCCTTATTTACGCAATCCGTTGCGTGTGAGTTCGCTATTTATAGCAGAACGCCACACGCACGCCGGTGCGTACGCGGACCACGCTAGACGCTTCCCTAGAGAGACCGCCACTAATTTGATTCTCAATGTTTCGCAGGCTTCCGGCAACGATCGGTTTCTGATCGATGGATTCCCCCGTAACGAGGACAATCTGCAGGGCTGGACGAAGAAGATGGCGGACAAGGTGGAGCTGCAGTTTGTGCTGTTCTTCGAGTGCTCCGAGCAGCAGTGCACCGAGCGGTGTCTGAAGCGGGGCGAGAGCAGTGGGCGCTCGGACGATAATGCCGAGAGTTTGAAGAAGCGCTTCAACACATACATCAACGATACGGTCGGTATCATCAAGCACTACGACCAGGAGCAGCTGGTGAAGAAGATCGATGCCAGCGTCAGCCCGGACGAGGTCTTCGAACACGTGAAGGCCGCCTtcgagcagcagaaacagtaATAACGGCACGCAACGACCCACATGACCTTTGGCGTGAGGTTTCGCCGTGTGAGCGTATCTGGCCagggtttttccttttacttctcgtttgtttaatttaattttacttcgcaaaaacaaaagaaaaaaaggatcgtcCGCGAGAAGAGGAGCGCGATCGCCATAGTTTTGTGTCCAACGGTTTCGCCGATTGACGAGCCGTCTACATTCCGTCGAGTCGGTCAAGAGGGGCAGGTTGTGCGCTCTCTGATCTTCGCTCGAATCGCCGAAGAAAGGAGAAGCATTATTGGCGCGCCAGCAGCGGTTTCAACTTACCCAAcatattttaaattataattttatatgttttttaATGCAGTATTTTGCTAATAGCAAATGGCATCcatcacagacagacacacagcgtGCCGACACCGATCGAGTGCTTGCCCCTTCTTGATAACACACATATCTAAAGCAGTTGAGAAAGCAGATTAAAGTATTATTATTTCCTCACCGATAGCAATCGCAAACCAATCCGGCGCCTCACAAAGGCCGGAATTCCGTTTTGTTACAattggcaagcagcagcatcctttcaGGAGGTTCAATTTCAAAATCGAATTGTTATAAGCAGCAGACCGATCTGCGACGGAAACATCAACGATCCGATCAGATCGATCGGCGCGGCGGTGAGgtgttttgtaaaacaataaTACTTATAGTCGAATATGTTGGCGTCGATGTGTTGATAATTGATAATAAAAGGGTGTGAAATCGATAACGAGGTAAACATTTCAACAGATATAAGTTTATTATAAATCCTAGACGAGTCGCTGATGGCAACCGCAAGTGCCGCTACGTCTTCCTGCTCCCTATAAATAAATGCCGGAATTGCTGCAACGTGCCTTCCGAGATGACCACATTCACTAGCAACCGCTCGGCATTGGCTGGATCGGCAGCCGTTTCAGTGACGGCCGCATTCTTGTACAACCAGGCCAGCTCCGGTCCACCCATTGGAACACGCATCGTGAGCCTCTGCCGACCGGTAACACGCAACACCCGTCGTTCCACCTCAAGCAACAGCTCGTGTACACCGTGCAGCGTTTGTGAGGAGATGAGATGCAACCGCGTGTCACCGTTGTCCACCGAGGTATCCTCCGCCAGGATCGCTTTCGGATCCGGTACCAAATCGATCTTGTTCCCTACGTTGATAATACGATCCGGTGTAAGCGTACGATCACCTCCGCTACGCATGAGTGTACCGAGCGTACGCTCAACATGGGCACGCTGCTCAGCATGCGCCTCATGCGCCATATCCTGCACGTGCACGATCACATCGGCCAGCATGGCATCCTCGAGTGTTGCCACAAAACACTCGATCAGTCCAGTTGGAATGTCCGACATGAAGCCCACCGTGTCCATGTAGAGCACCTGCAGCTTACAAGGCAACAGCCCCGCGTGTGCCGTTACATCGAGCGTTGCAAAAAGCTGGTTCCGGGGTTGTAGGCTTTGCTCTTGCGTGAGGGCTTTGATGAGCAACGTTTTACCGGCATTCGTATAGCCTACTACGGCTACCACCGGGAAGTTTTTCTGCCTTCGACGGTTGCGTAGCAACTCACGGTGCGACCGGATCGCCGCCAGCTCGTGACGCAGTTTACGTTCTCGCAACTGCAACATCTGCCGCTGGGAGTCACTGAGGAACACGCGACCACTGATCGGTCCCTTCGAACCAGTCTCTTGTCCCTTCACCTGGGACCAGATGTAGGGCAGTTCGGCCAAAGCAACCTGCAGCTTCGCCTCCATGCTGACCGCGTGTAGACGCAGtatctgcaccaccaccgagtagCGATCCATTACCGGTAGCCGGAATTCTTGCTCGAGCGTTTGCTTCTGGGTGTACGTGAGTGTTCCTTTGCTGATAAACACGCAGCTCAGCATGGCGCCGGCTTCCTGTTGGGCGCGTATGACCGCTTTCAGTTCTTCCAGCTTTCCGCTACCGAACAGTTGCCGTTTCTCGAGCGTTTCCACCGGTACCTTCAGGCTAAGGGCCGTGTTCCATCTTGGTAGGGAACGAACTAGCGCTTCCGCTTCCTGTAGTAACAGTTCCGGCTTGGTGACACTCTTGCGTGGACCCCATTTGATGTACGGTTGAATGATGACCACGTTCTGGGCGTTTAGGATGCGTTTGGTCACGTGCATGGCACTGCTAGCCACCGAATCGTACTCACGGTCATCGATCAGTTGGGCTCGGTTCGACTCATTACTTGCTTCGTTACCGTAACCTgactcctcgtcctcctcgtcctgcATGCTTGTACGCTTGTTGCTAGCCTTGTGACGCTGGCCAGCCACCTTGCCACTCTTATATTTACTAGAATCCGTATATTTTCCACGACATAAACGATTATCCACCAGCTGGTTCCATCTTTCAGCGGCTCCTGCGATCGGACCGTGATCGAGTAGCCTATTTTTGCAGCAACTACGGATGATACCGCCGATGGTCCGAAGGCATGTTCGCAACATTGTCACCACCATTAGAAACTCTTCACGGTGCCCTCCTTTTCCGGTATCGTTTCGAGCGTTTCCTGCAGCACACTGTACTTGTCCTCTACGGCCATCCACCGGGCCTGGCAGGCGAGTGTCCGATCGGATGTGACCTTATACGCGGCGACGGTAGATACAAGAGTCGCAACCAGCACGTTACCCTTCCGTGTGTACGGCAGATAGCGTTGACCGATCTGTTGCAAGAAGTAGACACCGGCAAATCCGAGCGAAAACGTGGCCAGCCCGGTAAACAGTGAGCGGGTCATACACTCGAGGTACGAGTCGAACCCGGGATGCTTATCACGCTGCTGTTCCTTGAGCGCTCGTATATCGTTCATCGTTCGGTTAGCAATTCGTTAGTGCGGTAATTCTTTAGTGCCGTAATTCGGAGATTCACTAATTTTACTCGTTACGCAATGTTACGTACAGAAGCTGGTCAGATCAACGAACCGGTTCTTCTTGGTACAGCACGGTTGGTGAAGTCCTTTTCCGGCTCACTTTCCCAACTAGAATGGCGACGGATGTTTAATATGTTTTAAATGCACTTAAAATAGTGAAAATCGTTAGTCCTTTCTCGTTTTTTGCAGCGCGCCGGGAATTCtaaaaaatgtttttgttttgatcgcCGTTATATGGCCAACAGCAGGTTGTATAACGGAAGCTGGCTTGCATTATGGCTATTTAACTATTTAGCACAGATAAATAGTACtaaaattaaaccaaaaaattgagtaaaataaattaattttatttaatttctaGCAATCCTTTATACGGGAACATTGTTAGCAGTATTTTAGTATTCTAAATACAATTTATtcgattaaaaaaagaaaaatgttaacTGGGTTccgaatgtaaacaaacacacgtcACGCAAATCTGGTTCCGCGGCCGAAACCGAAATTGAAGCTGGAGAACTTGAAAAATTCCGCCTGTTTTTACCTCGGGAATGGACAACGTGGCGACCCTGAGGGCGGACAACGCCAATTTGCGTAAGATACAGTCGAAACTGGTGCAGTGGGAACTGAAGGAGAACCCTCTCGCTCCGCTCAGCACCGGGCAAACGGATTTCATCAACCGGCTGACGGATCTGGCCCAGGGCAACAACCCCGCACCGCTACCGACTGCCGGAGATTCGGTATGTTCCGGCCAGTTGCAGGTCCGATAATCTCTTGATCGAATTTATTCACGTTTGTTCTCTTCCCCTCTCGTTCAGCAGGATAGCGCTAATAATGAAGGAACCGTTGAGCTACCGGTGTCGCTGGAATCGTTCAAACAATCCGCGTGCGTGAtcgacacaacacaaaactTCCTCTCGTGGTACAACTCGATCGATGCGGAAATTCTCGAACATTTCGATGAGGCGTATCTGGAGTACTACGAGCAGCTACGATCGAGGGCCAGCGAGTGCGATACGATGCTACAGGAGATCGACGAATCGCTCGGTTCGCTTCGGAAGCTAACGCAGGAGTTTAACTTTGTTTCGGAGAAGACGTCCTCGCTGCaccaagcgagcgaaagtTTGCTGCAAGATCAGACCAAACTGAGCGACAGTGGCGAGGAGATCCGCAAGCGATTGAAGTACTTTAGC is a window of Anopheles aquasalis chromosome 2, idAnoAquaMG_Q_19, whole genome shotgun sequence DNA encoding:
- the LOC126571273 gene encoding UMP-CMP kinase, which encodes MTCIIAGRVLQSLITHRVPVSAFQTFAVNRLLATGTTARSSCSSFAGTRTSTMGKPKVVFVLGPPGSGKGTQCEKIVAKYGYTHLSAGDLLREERNREGSEYGALIEDNIKNGRIVPVEITCALLENAMNKTQEASGNDRFLIDGFPRNEDNLQGWTKKMADKVELQFVLFFECSEQQCTERCLKRGESSGRSDDNAESLKKRFNTYINDTVGIIKHYDQEQLVKKIDASVSPDEVFEHVKAAFEQQKQ
- the LOC126571277 gene encoding transmembrane protein 141 — protein: MNDIRALKEQQRDKHPGFDSYLECMTRSLFTGLATFSLGFAGVYFLQQIGQRYLPYTRKGNVLVATLVSTVAAYKVTSDRTLACQARWMAVEDKYSVLQETLETIPEKEGTVKSF
- the LOC126571261 gene encoding putative GTP-binding protein 6 yields the protein MVVTMLRTCLRTIGGIIRSCCKNRLLDHGPIAGAAERWNQLVDNRLCRGKYTDSSKYKSGKVAGQRHKASNKRTSMQDEEDEESGYGNEASNESNRAQLIDDREYDSVASSAMHVTKRILNAQNVVIIQPYIKWGPRKSVTKPELLLQEAEALVRSLPRWNTALSLKVPVETLEKRQLFGSGKLEELKAVIRAQQEAGAMLSCVFISKGTLTYTQKQTLEQEFRLPVMDRYSVVVQILRLHAVSMEAKLQVALAELPYIWSQVKGQETGSKGPISGRVFLSDSQRQMLQLRERKLRHELAAIRSHRELLRNRRRQKNFPVVAVVGYTNAGKTLLIKALTQEQSLQPRNQLFATLDVTAHAGLLPCKLQVLYMDTVGFMSDIPTGLIECFVATLEDAMLADVIVHVQDMAHEAHAEQRAHVERTLGTLMRSGGDRTLTPDRIINVGNKIDLVPDPKAILAEDTSVDNGDTRLHLISSQTLHGVHELLLEVERRVLRVTGRQRLTMRVPMGGPELAWLYKNAAVTETAADPANAERLLVNVVISEGTLQQFRHLFIGSRKT